The following are from one region of the Hydrogenophaga sp. BPS33 genome:
- a CDS encoding acyl-CoA dehydrogenase family protein: MHNHYTSEQQMLADGVARFVREHGRFEDWRKLTAAGAPFDEANWKRMAEMGWLALAIPEEHGGYGASIAETMIVAEGLGRGLLREPFVSTCVMAVRLLARAGNSTQHGLFEGIADGSGRIATALAESAGRFHLNRVHTRAVPVNGGYRLNGAKAWVPDASSAQWFVVPARTQGTGEARDGISLFLVPADAPGLQRSDFRSPDHQHIGQLQLDGVEVPASALIGPLHAGLALLEDAVDHAIAARLAEACGAMDAVSEMTLEYLKVRKQFGTTIGSFQALQHRMVDMTIACEEARSMLLLAQGSLDAEPAQRQRAIAAAKARVGQCGLYVGHQAVQLHGGVGTSDELAVSHYLKRLSMIDLAFGNADHQRDRFIALSDEMAPAQASSTSTARVEQVA; encoded by the coding sequence ATGCACAACCACTACACCTCCGAACAACAGATGCTGGCCGATGGCGTGGCGCGCTTCGTGCGCGAACACGGCCGCTTTGAAGACTGGCGCAAACTCACCGCCGCCGGTGCGCCCTTCGACGAAGCCAACTGGAAGCGCATGGCCGAAATGGGCTGGCTGGCGCTGGCTATTCCGGAAGAGCACGGTGGCTACGGTGCTTCCATCGCAGAGACCATGATCGTGGCCGAAGGCCTGGGCCGTGGCCTGCTGCGCGAACCTTTCGTGAGCACCTGCGTGATGGCCGTGCGCCTGCTCGCCCGCGCGGGCAACAGCACCCAACACGGCCTTTTCGAAGGCATCGCCGATGGCAGCGGGCGCATCGCCACCGCGTTGGCCGAGAGCGCGGGCCGGTTCCACCTCAACCGCGTGCACACGCGGGCCGTGCCGGTGAACGGGGGCTACCGCCTCAACGGTGCCAAGGCCTGGGTGCCCGATGCGAGCAGTGCCCAGTGGTTCGTCGTGCCGGCGCGCACGCAGGGAACGGGAGAGGCGCGCGACGGCATCTCGCTGTTTCTGGTGCCGGCCGACGCACCGGGCCTGCAGCGCAGCGACTTCCGCAGCCCCGACCACCAGCACATCGGCCAACTGCAGCTCGACGGTGTGGAGGTGCCCGCCTCGGCCTTGATCGGTCCGCTGCACGCAGGCCTTGCCTTGCTGGAAGACGCCGTGGACCACGCCATTGCCGCGCGCCTGGCCGAAGCCTGCGGCGCGATGGACGCGGTGAGCGAAATGACGCTGGAGTACCTCAAGGTGCGCAAACAGTTCGGCACCACCATCGGCAGCTTCCAGGCCTTGCAACACCGCATGGTGGACATGACGATTGCCTGCGAAGAAGCGCGCTCCATGCTGCTGCTCGCCCAGGGCAGTCTGGACGCAGAACCCGCGCAGCGCCAGCGCGCCATCGCCGCGGCCAAGGCGCGTGTAGGCCAGTGTGGCTTGTACGTGGGCCACCAGGCGGTGCAGTTGCACGGCGGCGTGGGCACCAGCGACGAGCTGGCGGTGAGCCATTACCTCAAGCGCCTGTCGATGATCGATCTCGCGTTCGGCAACGCCGACCACCAGCGCGATCGCTTCATTGCGCTGTCGGACGAGATGGCACCGGCGCAGGCCTCATCCACAAGCACCGCACGCGTGGAGCAGGTGGCATGA
- a CDS encoding AMP-binding protein produces the protein MTAQVATGWNLANIFDGVAARVPKDRPAIVHGDTVVRWGELDARSNRAARALLATGHTAGERVGFLSRNHPGYIEGFVACLKSRLIHVNLNYRYTVDELAGVLEDAGATALLYQQEFAPLVPALLERLPALRSRICLDGDGLGQATAQFQTMAAQGDASPLDASTREERDPLLLYTGGTTGRPKGVVWPGHHYRACQLESPLVQRRPANLGEHLDLVAANANPGRVLPACPLMHGAGISSTLAELLNGGTALLLAGARFDAHELWQLAERERASRVLIVGDVFARPMLAALDEQPGRYDLSSLKVISSAGLMWSEEVKAGLLRHMPWLVLADIYGASEAAGLGYAITTQDRATPTGRFEPGPRTVMVGDDGHIVPAGQEGEGWLARGEPLPEGYFGDPKKTAEVFRTIDGQRYAVPGDRVRRHADGSMQLLGRGSLVINSGGEKIYVEEVEEALKRLPGVDDVLVVGVPDVRWGSAIVALLRTDTPPDVQALRAGLAPHLAGYKMPKHFLAVDQLPRADSGKGDYKAARALAEQLLETT, from the coding sequence ATGACGGCCCAGGTTGCCACCGGCTGGAACCTCGCCAACATCTTCGACGGTGTCGCCGCGCGCGTGCCGAAAGACCGGCCCGCCATCGTGCACGGCGACACGGTGGTGCGCTGGGGCGAGCTCGACGCGCGCAGCAACCGCGCAGCGCGCGCCTTGCTCGCGACAGGGCACACGGCCGGTGAGCGCGTGGGCTTTCTCTCGCGCAACCACCCGGGCTACATCGAAGGCTTCGTGGCCTGCCTCAAGTCGCGCCTGATCCACGTCAACCTGAACTACCGCTACACGGTGGACGAACTGGCCGGCGTGCTGGAAGACGCGGGCGCCACCGCGCTGCTGTACCAGCAGGAATTCGCGCCGCTGGTGCCGGCCTTGCTCGAACGCCTGCCCGCGCTGCGCTCGCGCATTTGCCTCGACGGCGATGGCCTGGGTCAAGCCACCGCGCAGTTCCAGACCATGGCCGCGCAGGGCGATGCCAGCCCGCTCGATGCGTCCACGCGCGAAGAGCGCGACCCGCTGCTGCTCTACACCGGCGGCACCACCGGCCGCCCCAAGGGCGTGGTCTGGCCCGGTCACCACTACCGCGCCTGCCAGCTCGAATCGCCGCTGGTGCAGCGCCGCCCGGCCAACCTGGGCGAGCACCTCGACCTGGTGGCCGCCAACGCCAACCCCGGTCGCGTGCTGCCGGCCTGCCCCTTGATGCACGGTGCGGGCATCAGCAGCACGCTGGCCGAGTTGCTCAACGGCGGTACTGCCTTGTTGCTGGCCGGCGCGCGCTTCGATGCGCACGAACTCTGGCAACTGGCCGAGCGCGAACGAGCCTCGCGTGTGCTGATCGTGGGCGACGTGTTCGCGCGCCCCATGCTGGCCGCACTCGACGAACAGCCGGGCCGCTACGATCTGTCGTCGCTCAAGGTGATCAGCTCGGCCGGCCTGATGTGGAGCGAAGAGGTCAAGGCGGGCCTGCTGCGCCACATGCCCTGGCTGGTGCTGGCCGACATTTACGGCGCTTCTGAAGCCGCCGGCCTGGGCTACGCCATCACCACCCAAGACCGCGCCACGCCCACCGGCCGCTTCGAACCCGGCCCGCGCACCGTGATGGTGGGGGACGACGGCCACATCGTGCCCGCAGGGCAGGAGGGCGAGGGCTGGCTGGCGCGCGGCGAGCCCTTGCCCGAGGGCTACTTCGGCGATCCGAAGAAAACCGCCGAGGTCTTCCGCACCATCGATGGCCAACGCTATGCCGTACCCGGTGACCGCGTGCGCCGCCATGCCGACGGTTCCATGCAGTTGCTCGGCCGGGGCAGCCTGGTCATCAACTCGGGCGGCGAAAAGATCTACGTCGAAGAGGTGGAAGAGGCCTTGAAGCGCCTGCCCGGGGTGGACGACGTGCTGGTCGTCGGCGTGCCCGACGTGCGCTGGGGCAGTGCCATCGTGGCCCTGCTGCGCACCGATACGCCACCCGATGTGCAGGCCCTGCGCGCGGGCCTGGCGCCGCATCTCGCGGGCTACAAGATGCCCAAGCACTTCCTCGCCGTGGACCAACTGCCCCGCGCCGACAGCGGCAAGGGTGACTACAAGGCCGCGCGCGCGCTGGCCGAACAACTTCTGGAGACCACATGA
- a CDS encoding Bug family tripartite tricarboxylate transporter substrate binding protein — MNHNTARRTLLKTIPAAVWGSVGGTALLGSSLAHADDTWPNKPIRLIVPAAPGGGSDTVGRIVAQALTEKLGQPVLVDNKAGAAGTLGVAVGVQAPADGYTFIWCTPSAQIMAPPSVRYDALKDLVPVSLLVSASYLLVVGNQQPWTKVSDLVAAARAKPGSLNYGTAGTGSFGHYMAASFGLATGSDVVQIPYAGEGPAMVALMRGDVQFAFISGAGALPHVSSGRVRALGVSSASAMEGVPTDIPFVAGTVPGFDLVAINYMSARTGTPQPIVDKMSQAVQAVLAQPAVRERIVGLGVSPVSSTPDALGRRVLAERKKVHDTLKRANIVLE, encoded by the coding sequence ATGAACCACAACACCGCAAGACGCACCCTTCTCAAAACCATTCCCGCCGCCGTCTGGGGCAGTGTGGGTGGCACGGCCTTGTTGGGCAGCTCGCTCGCCCACGCCGACGACACCTGGCCCAACAAGCCGATCCGCCTCATCGTGCCCGCCGCGCCCGGTGGCGGCTCCGACACCGTGGGCCGCATCGTCGCGCAAGCGCTGACCGAAAAACTCGGCCAGCCGGTGCTGGTGGACAACAAGGCCGGCGCGGCCGGCACGCTGGGCGTGGCGGTGGGTGTGCAGGCACCGGCCGATGGCTACACCTTCATCTGGTGCACGCCGTCGGCGCAGATCATGGCGCCGCCCAGCGTGCGCTACGACGCCTTGAAAGATCTGGTGCCGGTGAGCCTGCTGGTCTCCGCTTCTTACCTGTTGGTGGTCGGCAACCAGCAGCCCTGGACCAAGGTGTCCGACCTGGTGGCGGCCGCGCGCGCCAAGCCCGGCAGCCTCAACTACGGCACGGCTGGCACCGGGTCGTTCGGCCACTACATGGCGGCGTCCTTCGGGCTGGCCACGGGCAGCGACGTGGTGCAGATCCCCTACGCCGGTGAAGGCCCGGCCATGGTGGCGCTCATGCGCGGCGACGTGCAGTTCGCCTTCATCAGTGGCGCGGGTGCGTTGCCTCACGTCAGCTCGGGCCGCGTGCGCGCGCTCGGCGTGTCGTCGGCCAGCGCCATGGAGGGCGTGCCCACCGACATTCCGTTCGTGGCGGGCACCGTGCCCGGCTTCGACCTCGTCGCCATCAACTACATGTCCGCACGCACCGGCACGCCGCAGCCCATCGTCGACAAGATGAGTCAGGCCGTGCAGGCCGTGCTGGCCCAGCCGGCCGTGCGCGAACGCATCGTCGGCCTGGGCGTATCGCCCGTTTCCAGCACGCCCGATGCGTTGGGCCGCCGCGTGCTGGCCGAGCGCAAGAAGGTGCACGACACCCTGAAGCGCGCCAACATCGTGCTCGAGTAG